In a genomic window of Glycine max cultivar Williams 82 chromosome 13, Glycine_max_v4.0, whole genome shotgun sequence:
- the LOC102667965 gene encoding plastidial pyruvate kinase 2 gives MLDKRVAILFYATWTCVLFRKGGMMSMTIKSKTEDSVKCDIVDGGELKSRRLLNVREKSATLSSITKKDWDDITFEVDNKVYFYVASFVKDAEFVHELKNYLKSCGVDIHVIVKIESANSIPNLHTIITASGGTMVVRGDLSVELPIEEVPLLQEEIINLCRNIGKAIIVATNMLGSMIVHPTPTRTKVSNITTVVREGSDGIMLSGETTHGKFLLKVVQVMHTVALQTKATILGGKIPPNIGQVLKNYMSEMFAYHATMMSITLGTSIIVFIGTGFMA, from the coding sequence ATGTTGGATAAGAGAGTTGCAATTCTATTTTATGCCACATGGACATGTGTGCTATTTAGGAAAGGTGGTATGATGTCTATGACTATTAAGTCTAAGACTGAGGATTCTGTGAAATGTGACATTGTTGATGGAGGAGAGCTCAAGTCAAGGAGACTTTTGAATGTTAGAGAAAAAAGTGCAACATTGTCTTCAATCACTAAGAAGGATTGGGATGATATCACATTTGAAGTGGATAACAAAGTTTACTTCTATGTTGCTTCCTTTGTTAAGGATGCTGAATTTGTTCATGAACTAAAGAATTATTTGAAGAGTTGTGGTGTTGATATACATGTCATCGTAAAAATTGAAAGTGCAAACTCTATACCAAATTTGCATACAATTATCACTGCATCTGGTGGCACTATGGTTGTCAGAGGAGATCTTAGCGTTGAGCTCCCTATTGAAGAGGTTCCACTTTTGCAGGAAGAGATAATCAACTTGTGTCGTAACATAGGAAAGGCTATTATTGTGGCAACAAATATGCTAGGCAGCATGATTGTTCACCCAACTCCAACCAGAACAAAGGTATCAAATATAACAACTGTTGTTCGAGAAGGTTCTGATGGAATAATGTTGTCAGGAGAAACAACTCATGGAAAGTTCCTACTAAAAGTTGTGCAAGTAATGCACACAGTAGCATTGCAGACAAAAGCAACTATACTAGGTGGTAAAATTCCACCTAACATTGGTCAAGTGTTGAAGAACTACATGAGTGAGATGTTTGCCTACCACGCAACCATGATGTCTATCACCCTTGGAACCTCAATTATTGTCTTCATTGGAACGGGTTTCATGGCTTAA
- the LOC100785134 gene encoding uncharacterized protein At5g39570: MIYKIPSDPETITTLHSHFPNFAIPKPQQSTMSFFSRGRRDDDTVDDYDEYDPTPYGGGYDIALTYGRPIPPSDETCYPLGASSSDDNFDYDRPQYTSNAEPSAYGDEALATEYSSYSRPKPRPAPAGFNPAAGSGYGGSGSGYGRKQESEYGSGYGGRKEEGEYGSGYGGRKEEPEYGSGYGRRKEEGEYGSGYGGRKEEPEYGSGYGRKEEGEYGSGYGSGYGGRKEESEYGSGYGGRKEEPEYGSGYGGRKEESEYGSGYGGRKQESEYGSGYGGRKEEPEYGSGYGGRKEESEYGSGYGGRKQESEYGSGYGGRKEESEYGSGYGGRSEYEEKPSYGRSNYESQGGGGRVEYGYEGRPPRQEEEEGFRKPSYERKADDDDDEGYGRKKYGDDSDDDDGRKKHHHKHHQYKSYDDE, translated from the exons ATGATATATAAGATCCCCTCCGATCCAGAAACAATCACCACTCTTCACTCTCATTTTCCCAATTTCGCGATACCAAAACCTCAGCAATCAACAATGTCGTTTTTCTCAAGGGGCCGTCGCGACGACGACACGGTGGACGACTACGACGAGTACGACCCCACCCCTTACGGCGGCGGCTACGACATCGCCCTCACCTACGGCCGCCCCATCCCACCCTCCGATGAGACCTGCTACCCTCTAGGAGCCTCTTCTTCTGATGACAACTTCGATTATGATCGCCCTCAATACACCTCTAACGCTGAACCCTCTGCTTATGGTGATGAAGCCCTAGCTACTGAGTATAGCAGCTACTCTCGCCCTAAGCCCAGGCCTGCTCCTGCAGGCTTCAACCCCGCCGCAGGGTCCGGGTACGGAGGGTCCGGATCCGGGTATGGGAGGAAGCAGGAGTCGGAATATGGATCCGGGTATggtggaaggaaggaagaaggtGAATACGGGTCAGGATATGGTGGAAGAAAGGAGGAGCCGGAATATGGATCTGGGTATggtagaaggaaggaagaaggtGAATACGGGTCAGGATATGGTGGAAGAAAGGAGGAACCGGAATATGGATCCGGGTATGGTAGGAAAGAAGAGGGTGAATACGGGTCAGGATATGGGTCCGGGTATGGTGGGAGAAAGGAGGAGTCTGAATATGGATCTGGGTATGGTGGAAGAAAGGAAGAACCTGAATATGGATCTGGGTATGGTGGGAGAAAGGAGGAATCTGAATATGGATCCGGGTATGGTGGGAGAAAGCAAGAATCTGAATATGGATCCGGGTATGGTGGCAGGAAGGAGGAACCAGAATATGGATCCGGATATGGTGGAAGGAAGGAGGAATCTGAATATGGATCAGGATATGGAGGAAGGAAGCAAGAATCAGAATATGGATCCGGGTATGGTGGAAGAAAGGAGGAGAGTGAATATGGATCCGGGTATGGAGGGAGGAGTGAGTATGAGGAGAAACCTAGCTATGGGAGGAGCAACTATGAGAGccaaggaggaggaggaagggtTGAGTATGGTTATGAGGGGCGTCCACCCCggcaggaggaggaggaggggttCCGCAAGCCCTCCTATGAGAGGAAggctgatgatgatgatgatgagggcTATGGTCGTAAGAAATAT GGAGATgactcagatgatgatgatgggagAAAGAAGCATCACCACAAGCATCACCAATACAAGAGTTATGATGATGAGTAA